In the Euphorbia lathyris chromosome 5, ddEupLath1.1, whole genome shotgun sequence genome, one interval contains:
- the LOC136230388 gene encoding GDSL esterase/lipase At5g14450-like yields the protein MDSASAIASLSTFIDKRKSRSRIIRTIAIALTIAIVLLSFPFFNFSPAASQLPLLFNFGDSNSDTGGYSASFHRLPSPHGDTYFGRPSGRFSDGRLIIDFIAEKLGIPYLNAYLDSISSDFTHGANFAASGATIQPGNGKLLDANFNPISLNIQILEFQQFKDRTIELYQQDRSLWRRKGLPRPEDFSKALYTLDCGQNDLDFWLETMMDEQKVVASIPNIINQFALAIKELFQEGARKFWIHNTGPIGCLPIIVIVHPPKPGNVDSAGCVKSYNEVAQVFNKKLNQTISKLRTDLSDAVHILVDIYSAKYSLISEAKKNGFEDPLGCCCGQFGDYRVDCGTTTELVNGTEVYGAACSDPSKRISWDGIHYTEAANKLVANRTMDGSLSDPPLPLIEACAQPIHSTTFLRGYHNDKRKVFVS from the exons ATGGATTCTGCTTCTGCAATTGCATCACTTTCTACTTTCATAGATAAACGGAAAAGTCGTTCGAGAATCATCAGAACCATTGCAATTGCTCTGACAATTGCTATCGTTTTACtttcttttccatttttcaaTTTCTCTCCAGCAGCTTCTCAGCTTCCACTACTTTTCAACTTCGGAGATTCTAACTCTGATACAGGCGGCTATTCCGCAAGTTTCCACCGCCTTCCTTCACCGCACGGAGATACTTACTTCGGTCGACCTTCAGGCCGGTTTTCTGATGGCCGTCTCATCATTGATTTTATAG CTGAGAAGTTAGGGATTCCGTACCTGAACGCATATCTTGACTCCATATCATCAGATTTCACACATGGAGCGAATTTTGCAGCCAGTGGAGCCACAATTCAGCCTGGAAATGGAAAATTGTTGGATGCGAATTTCAACCCTATTTCACTGAATATACAGATTTTGGAGTTCCAACAGTTTAAAGACCGCACAATTGAGTTATACCAACAAG ATAGAAGTTTGTGGAGAAGAAAGGGTCTTCCTAGGCCAGAAGACTTCTCAAAAGCACTCTATACATTGGATTGCGGACAGAACGATCTTGATTTCTGGCTTGAAACAATGATGGATGAGCAGAAAGTAGTGGCATCCATCCCCAATATAATCAATCAGTTTGCTCTAGCCATAAAG GAACTCTTCCAAGAAGGAGCAAGAAAATTCTGGATACATAATACAGGTCCAATTGGCTGTTTGCCCATTATTGTTATAGTTCATCCTCCAAAGCCTGGAAATGTAGACTCAGCTGGCTGTGTGAAATCTTATAATGAGGTGGCCCAAGTTTTCAACAAGAAGCTGAACCAAACTATATCCAAACTAAGGACTGATTTGTCTGATGCAGTGCACATTCTAGTTGATATCTACTCAGCCAAATATTCCCTTATTAGTGAAGCAAAGAAAAATG GATTTGAGGATCCACTGGGTTGCTGTTGTGGGCAGTTTGGTGATTACAGGGTTGATTGTGGAACGACAACAGAATTAGTGAATGGAACAGAAGTTTATGGGGCTGCTTGCAGTGATCCTTCAAAACGCATTAGCTGGGATGGCATACATTATACTGAAGCTGCAAATAAATTGGTAGCCAATAGAACCATGGATGGCTCATTATCAGATCCTCCGTTGCCTCTCATTGAAGCATGTGCCCAACCTATTCATTCTACCACATTTTTACGGGGATATCACAATGACAAACGAAAAGTTTTCGTGTCATAA